Proteins from one Aureimonas sp. SA4125 genomic window:
- a CDS encoding ligase-associated DNA damage response exonuclease, with protein sequence MRPEDLLRPTPEGLYCPPGDFHIDPVRPVARALITHGHADHARPGNTAVLATAETLDIMAIRYGEEFCQTRQVAVIGERLDIAGVTVSFHPAGHVLGSAQIAVEKDGLKIVASGDYKRSFDPTCAGFEPVPCDVFITEATFGLPVFRHPTGQAEIIRLIRSTEQFPERAHLVGAYALGKAQRVIKLLRDEGYDRPIYIHGALKKLCDYYQTQGIDLGDLRPATVEGGDKGVFAGAVIVGTPSAFADKWARRFPDPVACFASGWMQVRQRARQRGVELPLIISDHGDWDELTDTIAELGPSEVWVTHGREEALVRWCALRGLPARPLHLVGYEDEGD encoded by the coding sequence CTGCGCCCTGAAGATCTCCTCCGCCCGACGCCCGAAGGCCTCTACTGTCCGCCCGGCGATTTCCACATCGATCCCGTGCGCCCGGTGGCGCGGGCGCTGATCACCCACGGCCATGCCGACCATGCCCGCCCCGGCAATACGGCGGTGCTGGCGACGGCCGAGACGCTGGACATCATGGCCATCCGCTACGGCGAGGAGTTTTGCCAGACGCGGCAGGTCGCGGTCATCGGGGAACGTCTCGATATTGCCGGCGTCACCGTCTCCTTCCATCCGGCGGGCCATGTGCTCGGCTCGGCGCAGATCGCGGTGGAGAAGGACGGGCTGAAGATCGTCGCCTCGGGCGACTACAAGCGCAGCTTCGACCCGACCTGCGCCGGCTTCGAGCCCGTGCCCTGCGACGTCTTCATCACCGAGGCGACCTTTGGCCTGCCGGTCTTCCGCCACCCCACGGGACAGGCGGAGATCATCCGGCTGATCCGCTCGACCGAGCAGTTTCCCGAGCGTGCCCATCTTGTCGGCGCCTATGCGCTGGGGAAGGCGCAACGCGTCATCAAGCTTTTGCGCGACGAGGGCTACGACCGGCCGATCTACATCCACGGCGCCCTGAAGAAGCTCTGTGACTACTACCAGACGCAAGGCATCGACCTCGGCGATCTCAGGCCGGCAACGGTCGAGGGCGGCGACAAGGGCGTTTTCGCCGGCGCGGTGATCGTCGGGACGCCCTCGGCCTTCGCCGACAAATGGGCGCGGCGCTTTCCCGACCCCGTCGCCTGCTTCGCCTCCGGCTGGATGCAGGTGCGCCAGCGCGCCCGCCAGCGCGGCGTCGAGCTGCCGCTGATCATCTCCGACCATGGCGACTGGGACGAGCTGACCGACACCATCGCCGAGCTCGGCCCGTCCGAGGTCTGGGTCACGCATGGCCGCGAGGAGGCGCTGGTGCGCTGGTGCGCCCTGCGCGGCCTGCCCGCGCGGCCGCTGCACCTCGTCGGCTACGAGGACGAAGGCGACTGA
- a CDS encoding potassium/proton antiporter: MHESMYLAILIGTVLVLVAAFSSLLALRFGAPLLLLFLSIGLFAGVDGLGLDFDNAPLAYFIGSIALAVILFDSGFGTSLASFRQAALPALTLATLGVPITAVLFGTAAWYLLDITWLQGVLLGSIVGSTDAAAVFFLLRIGGINIRDRVRSTLEVESGSNDPMAIFMTIALVEIIAAGGEVGDIGFGVLGLFVKQMGLGLVFGLAGGWMIRFLVNRLKLERGLTPIFTLALSLLVFSVTGAIDGSGFLAVYVAGLYAGNSRIRSHASLKQFQDGMTWLAQIIMFLVLGLLATPSQFGEIALPALGLAAFLIFIARPAAVWLSMLPFDFNPRETAFISWVGLRGAVSILLAILPLLGGIDGNHMLFNVAFIIVLASLMVQGWTIGFLANKLGLIVPKRIGPVEKVELELPGTAHHELLSYRVVADSPVARGERVPRWARPALVIRDGKSMRYQYAGPLRAGDYVYLFIAPRYPRLLDRLFASTVPFAPDDAEFFGEFTIDPSKPAKFLDAAYGIGLGEEIGDATVGDLMTSRLGGRAEYGDRVAMGPVELIVRDTDDDGTITSAGLSLEPDGGRAGIPLFLNIRDIVKLSRAFMARRRLRREDRLEKREDRAEARNGLFGTSGSDDLAAPLMDPADSDGASVPDAKIPQSPSSS; the protein is encoded by the coding sequence ATGCACGAATCCATGTATCTCGCCATTCTCATCGGAACGGTGCTGGTGCTGGTCGCTGCGTTTTCGAGCCTTCTGGCCCTGCGGTTCGGCGCACCGCTCCTTCTTCTCTTCCTGTCGATCGGCCTCTTTGCCGGCGTCGACGGCCTCGGCCTCGACTTCGACAATGCACCCCTGGCCTATTTCATCGGGTCGATCGCCCTGGCGGTCATCCTGTTCGATTCCGGCTTCGGCACGTCGCTCGCCTCGTTCCGGCAGGCGGCCCTTCCCGCGCTGACGCTGGCGACCCTCGGCGTGCCGATCACGGCCGTGCTGTTCGGCACCGCCGCCTGGTATCTCCTCGACATCACCTGGCTGCAGGGCGTGCTGCTCGGCTCCATCGTCGGCTCGACGGATGCGGCGGCGGTGTTCTTCCTTCTGCGCATCGGCGGCATCAATATCCGCGACCGCGTGCGCTCGACGCTGGAGGTCGAGTCGGGATCGAACGATCCCATGGCCATCTTCATGACCATCGCGCTCGTCGAGATCATCGCGGCCGGCGGCGAAGTCGGCGACATCGGCTTCGGCGTGCTCGGCCTGTTCGTCAAGCAGATGGGCCTTGGCCTCGTCTTCGGCCTTGCCGGCGGCTGGATGATCCGCTTTCTCGTCAACCGGCTGAAGCTCGAGCGCGGGCTGACGCCGATCTTCACGCTGGCGTTGTCGCTGCTGGTCTTTTCCGTCACCGGCGCAATCGACGGCTCGGGTTTTCTCGCCGTTTACGTCGCCGGCCTCTATGCCGGCAACAGCCGCATCCGCTCGCACGCCTCGCTGAAGCAGTTCCAGGACGGAATGACCTGGCTCGCCCAGATCATCATGTTCCTGGTGCTCGGCCTCTTGGCGACGCCCTCGCAGTTCGGCGAGATCGCGTTGCCGGCGCTCGGGCTTGCGGCCTTCCTGATCTTCATCGCGCGCCCGGCGGCGGTCTGGCTGTCGATGCTGCCCTTCGACTTCAATCCCCGCGAAACCGCCTTCATCTCCTGGGTCGGCCTGCGCGGCGCGGTGTCGATCCTGCTCGCCATCCTGCCGCTGCTCGGCGGCATCGACGGCAACCACATGCTCTTCAACGTCGCCTTCATCATCGTGCTCGCATCGCTGATGGTGCAGGGCTGGACCATCGGCTTCCTCGCCAACAAGCTCGGGCTGATCGTGCCGAAGCGTATCGGGCCGGTGGAGAAGGTCGAGCTGGAACTGCCGGGCACGGCACATCACGAGCTCCTGTCCTACCGCGTCGTCGCCGACAGCCCGGTGGCGCGTGGCGAGCGGGTGCCGCGCTGGGCAAGGCCCGCACTGGTGATCCGCGACGGCAAGTCGATGCGCTACCAGTATGCAGGTCCCCTGCGGGCCGGCGACTACGTCTACCTCTTCATCGCGCCGCGCTATCCCCGGCTGCTCGATCGCCTCTTCGCCAGCACCGTACCCTTCGCACCGGACGACGCGGAATTCTTCGGCGAATTCACCATCGACCCGTCGAAGCCGGCCAAATTCCTCGACGCGGCCTATGGCATCGGCCTCGGCGAGGAGATCGGCGATGCCACCGTCGGCGATCTGATGACGTCGCGCCTCGGCGGTCGGGCGGAATATGGCGACAGGGTAGCGATGGGGCCGGTCGAACTGATCGTCCGCGACACCGACGACGACGGGACGATCACGAGCGCCGGCCTGTCGCTGGAGCCCGACGGCGGGCGCGCGGGCATTCCGCTGTTTCTCAACATTCGCGACATCGTCAAGCTGTCCCGCGCCTTCATGGCAAGGCGGCGGTTGCGACGCGAGGACCGACTGGAAAAGCGCGAGGACCGGGCCGAGGCGCGCAACGGACTTTTTGGAACGTCGGGCAGCGATGACCTCGCCGCGCCGCTGATGGACCCGGCCGATTCAGACGGCGCCAGCGTCCCGGATGCCAAGATTCCTCAGTCGCCTTCGTCCTCGTAG
- the gap gene encoding type I glyceraldehyde-3-phosphate dehydrogenase, with the protein MAVRVAINGFGRIGRNVLRAIIESGRTDIEVVGINDLGPVETNAHLIRFDSVHGRFPGTVIVDGNTIDVGRGPIRVTAERDPKNLPWAELGVDIAMECTGIFTDASKAAAHLEAGAKKVLISGPLSGTPGTEKTIVYGVNHDTLTADDKIVSNASCTTNCLAPVAKVLHDGIGIDKGFMTTIHSYTGDQPTLDTMHKDLYRGRAAALSMIPTSTGAAKAVALVLPELKGRLDGVAIRVPTPNVSVVDFKFVPKRATTVEEVQELIRSAANGAMKGILGFTDAPNVSHDFNHDPHSSIFHMDQTKVMDGTFVRILSWYDNEWGFSNRMSDTAVAMAKVG; encoded by the coding sequence ATGGCAGTTCGCGTCGCTATCAACGGGTTTGGCCGCATTGGCCGCAACGTGCTTCGTGCGATCATCGAGTCGGGGCGCACCGACATCGAGGTCGTCGGCATCAACGATCTCGGCCCGGTCGAGACCAACGCCCATCTTATCCGCTTCGATTCCGTCCACGGCCGCTTCCCCGGCACGGTCATCGTCGACGGCAACACGATCGACGTCGGCCGCGGGCCGATCCGCGTCACCGCCGAGCGCGACCCGAAGAACCTGCCCTGGGCCGAGCTCGGCGTCGACATCGCCATGGAATGCACCGGCATCTTCACCGATGCTTCGAAGGCCGCCGCCCATCTCGAGGCCGGCGCCAAAAAGGTACTGATCTCCGGCCCCTTGAGCGGCACGCCCGGCACCGAGAAGACCATCGTCTACGGCGTCAACCACGACACGCTCACCGCCGACGACAAGATCGTCTCCAACGCCTCCTGCACGACGAACTGCCTCGCCCCGGTCGCCAAGGTGCTGCATGACGGCATCGGCATCGACAAGGGCTTCATGACGACGATCCATTCCTACACCGGCGACCAGCCGACGCTCGACACCATGCACAAGGATCTCTACCGCGGCCGGGCGGCCGCGCTGTCGATGATCCCGACCTCGACCGGCGCCGCCAAGGCCGTCGCGCTCGTCCTGCCGGAGCTGAAAGGCCGTCTCGACGGCGTGGCGATCCGCGTTCCGACGCCCAATGTTTCGGTCGTCGACTTCAAGTTCGTGCCGAAGCGCGCGACCACGGTCGAGGAAGTGCAGGAACTGATCCGCAGCGCCGCGAACGGCGCGATGAAGGGCATCCTCGGCTTTACCGATGCGCCCAACGTCTCCCACGACTTCAACCACGACCCGCATTCCTCGATCTTCCACATGGATCAGACCAAGGTCATGGACGGCACCTTCGTGCGCATCCTGTCCTGGTACGACAACGAATGGGGCTTCTCCAACCGCATGTCGGACACCGCGGTCGCCATGGCCAAGGTCGGCTGA
- a CDS encoding DUF4164 domain-containing protein: MPADHPLDAVSLRLQQALERLGRAIDGQLERESIVRSAEEEVQRMTADRGRLAGELDSALARSERLEHANREVSRRLVGAMETIRTVLERRQEG, translated from the coding sequence ATGCCTGCAGATCATCCGCTCGATGCGGTGTCCCTTCGCCTTCAGCAGGCGCTCGAACGTCTCGGCAGGGCCATCGACGGCCAGCTGGAGCGCGAGAGCATCGTGCGCTCGGCTGAAGAGGAAGTGCAGCGCATGACCGCCGACCGCGGCAGGCTGGCCGGCGAGCTCGATTCGGCGCTGGCGAGGTCCGAGCGGCTCGAGCACGCCAATCGCGAGGTCTCCCGTCGTCTCGTCGGTGCGATGGAAACGATCCGAACCGTGCTCGAACGCCGGCAGGAAGGCTGA
- a CDS encoding cell division protein ZapA, with translation MPQVVVTIDGKTFRMACAEGEEDHLASLAAEVDGRVNELRKSFGEIGDQRLVVMAAIMATDELSEQRRKVATLEAEIAAARRDRDEALRRVAADERRFVSHMNEVAAAIETVAGKIDGRG, from the coding sequence ATGCCGCAGGTGGTGGTGACGATCGACGGCAAGACCTTTCGCATGGCCTGCGCGGAGGGCGAGGAGGACCACCTCGCCAGCCTCGCCGCCGAGGTCGACGGCCGGGTCAACGAATTGCGCAAGAGTTTTGGCGAGATCGGCGACCAGCGTCTCGTCGTCATGGCCGCCATCATGGCGACGGACGAATTGTCCGAGCAGCGCCGCAAGGTCGCGACCTTGGAGGCCGAGATCGCCGCGGCTCGGAGAGACCGCGACGAGGCATTGCGCCGCGTCGCGGCGGACGAGCGGCGTTTCGTCTCACACATGAACGAGGTCGCCGCGGCGATCGAGACCGTCGCCGGCAAGATCGATGGGCGCGGCTAG
- a CDS encoding ABC transporter permease → MNFHAIKAIYRFEMARAWRTVFQSIVAPVISTSLYFVVFGAAIGGRMAEIDGVSYGAFIVPGLMMLSILTQSVSNASFGIYFPRFSGTIYEVLSAPISAMEITLAYVGAAATKSIILGLIILATATLFVPLRIEHPFFMLLFLVLTATTFSLFGFIIGIWADGFEKLQIIPLLIITPLTFLGGSFYSIAMLPPFWQKVTLFNPVVYLISGFRWSFYGTSDVPIGISLGMTVVFMAICLAAIWWIFRTGYRLKT, encoded by the coding sequence ATGAATTTCCACGCGATCAAGGCGATCTACCGCTTCGAGATGGCGCGCGCCTGGCGCACCGTCTTCCAGAGCATCGTCGCGCCCGTCATCTCGACATCGCTGTATTTCGTCGTCTTCGGCGCGGCGATCGGCGGGCGGATGGCCGAGATCGACGGCGTCAGCTACGGCGCCTTCATCGTACCCGGGCTGATGATGCTGTCGATCCTGACGCAGAGCGTCTCCAACGCCTCCTTCGGCATCTATTTCCCACGCTTCTCCGGGACCATCTACGAGGTCCTCTCGGCGCCGATCTCGGCGATGGAGATCACGCTCGCCTATGTCGGCGCGGCCGCGACGAAGTCGATCATCCTTGGCCTCATCATCCTCGCCACCGCGACGCTGTTCGTGCCGCTGCGGATCGAGCATCCCTTCTTCATGCTGCTCTTCCTGGTGCTGACGGCAACGACCTTCAGCCTGTTCGGCTTCATCATCGGCATCTGGGCCGACGGCTTCGAGAAGCTGCAGATCATCCCGCTCCTGATCATCACGCCGCTGACCTTCCTGGGCGGCAGCTTCTACTCGATCGCGATGCTGCCGCCCTTCTGGCAGAAGGTGACGCTGTTCAATCCGGTGGTCTATCTGATCTCCGGCTTCCGCTGGAGCTTCTACGGCACGTCCGACGTGCCCATCGGCATCAGCCTCGGCATGACGGTGGTCTTCATGGCGATCTGCCTGGCAGCGATCTGGTGGATCTTCCGCACCGGCTACCGGCTGAAGACCTGA
- a CDS encoding ABC transporter ATP-binding protein encodes MTPIITVSKLGKTYGTGFQALKSIDLEIRRGEIFALLGPNGAGKTTLISIICGIVNPSTGTVVADGHDIIRDFRAARATIGLVPQELTTDAFETVFATVSFSRGLFGKPANPAYIEKVLKQLSLWDKKDSKIMTLSGGMKRRVLIAKALSHEPRILFLDEPTAGVDVQLRQEMWEVVRQLRDDGVTIILTTHYIDEAEEMADRIGVISKGEIILVEEKAELMAKLGRKQLTLTLAEPIEIIPEALAPFALTLGTGGRELTYTYDTRGERTGITALLRALAEAGIVFRDLQTKQSSLEEIFVSLVGEKA; translated from the coding sequence ATGACGCCGATCATCACCGTCTCGAAACTCGGCAAGACCTACGGCACGGGCTTCCAGGCCCTGAAGAGCATCGACCTCGAAATCCGGCGTGGCGAGATCTTTGCGCTGCTCGGGCCGAACGGGGCCGGCAAGACGACGCTGATCTCGATCATCTGCGGCATCGTCAATCCGTCGACCGGCACGGTCGTCGCCGACGGCCACGACATCATCCGCGATTTCCGCGCGGCGCGCGCGACCATCGGTCTCGTGCCGCAGGAACTGACGACCGATGCCTTCGAGACGGTGTTCGCCACGGTCTCCTTCAGCCGCGGCCTCTTCGGCAAGCCGGCAAACCCGGCCTATATCGAGAAGGTGCTGAAGCAGTTGTCCCTCTGGGACAAGAAGGACTCCAAGATCATGACGCTGTCGGGCGGCATGAAGCGGCGCGTCCTCATCGCCAAGGCACTCAGCCACGAGCCGCGCATCCTCTTCCTCGACGAGCCGACCGCCGGTGTCGACGTGCAGCTGCGCCAGGAGATGTGGGAGGTCGTGCGGCAGCTGCGCGACGACGGCGTCACCATCATCCTCACCACCCACTACATCGACGAGGCCGAGGAGATGGCCGACCGCATCGGCGTCATCTCCAAGGGCGAGATCATCCTGGTCGAGGAGAAGGCCGAGCTGATGGCCAAGCTCGGCCGCAAGCAGCTGACGCTCACTCTCGCCGAGCCGATCGAGATCATTCCCGAGGCGCTGGCGCCCTTCGCGCTGACGCTCGGGACCGGCGGCCGGGAACTGACCTACACCTACGACACGCGCGGCGAGCGCACCGGCATCACCGCGCTGCTGCGCGCCCTTGCCGAGGCCGGCATCGTCTTCAGGGATCTCCAGACCAAGCAGAGTTCGCTGGAAGAGATCTTCGTCAGCCTGGTGGGAGAAAAGGCATGA
- a CDS encoding 5-formyltetrahydrofolate cyclo-ligase — MDDVAALKATLRAKALARRDAMDEEARIEASFAIAESVAARLTFDPGTVVSGFLPIRSEVDPRPLMMALADRGARLCVPAIVEGRLQFRHLVRGAPLEPQGFGTYAPGAGAAVMDPAIMLVPLAAFDRKGHRIGYGRGYYDRAIGALRDKGIDPTLCGIAFAVQEIEAVPAQPHDRRLDMVATEQGICDFGKAAAA, encoded by the coding sequence ATGGACGATGTTGCGGCGCTGAAGGCAACGCTGCGCGCAAAGGCCCTGGCCCGGCGCGACGCCATGGACGAGGAGGCGCGCATCGAGGCCTCGTTCGCGATCGCCGAGAGCGTCGCCGCGAGGCTGACCTTCGATCCCGGCACCGTCGTCTCGGGCTTCCTCCCCATCCGTTCGGAAGTCGATCCGCGTCCCCTGATGATGGCGCTCGCCGACCGCGGCGCCCGGCTGTGCGTGCCCGCCATCGTCGAGGGCCGGCTGCAGTTCCGCCACCTCGTCCGCGGCGCGCCGCTCGAGCCGCAGGGGTTCGGCACCTATGCGCCGGGTGCGGGCGCCGCGGTGATGGATCCGGCGATCATGCTGGTGCCCTTGGCCGCCTTCGACCGCAAGGGCCACCGCATCGGCTATGGCCGCGGCTATTACGACCGCGCCATCGGCGCCTTGCGGGACAAGGGAATCGATCCGACGCTCTGCGGCATCGCCTTTGCCGTCCAGGAGATCGAGGCGGTTCCGGCCCAGCCCCATGACAGGCGCCTCGACATGGTCGCCACGGAACAGGGGATCTGCGACTTCGGCAAGGCAGCCGCGGCATAG
- a CDS encoding CAP domain-containing protein, whose translation MPLQKSSSSQCLKIAGRMLAFGVCLAGLGACASIAPNTATTAVSFDQESALAAVNSFRRQHGLQPLAIDPVLTQVAGDQSAAMAARDRMDHGVAGALSRRMKRAGYAWSTTAENIGHSYPTYAAAEAGWERSPGHRANLLNPAVTEVGFGAARHRKIGRNYWTQIFAAPKQATRTVILR comes from the coding sequence ATGCCTCTCCAGAAGTCTTCTTCCTCGCAATGCCTGAAAATCGCGGGGCGGATGTTGGCTTTCGGCGTCTGTCTCGCCGGGCTCGGCGCCTGCGCCAGCATCGCTCCCAACACGGCGACGACGGCCGTCTCCTTCGATCAGGAGAGCGCCCTTGCCGCCGTGAACAGTTTTCGCCGTCAGCACGGGCTGCAGCCGCTGGCGATCGATCCGGTGCTGACGCAAGTCGCCGGGGATCAGTCGGCGGCCATGGCCGCGCGCGACAGGATGGATCACGGCGTCGCCGGTGCGCTGTCCCGGCGTATGAAGCGGGCCGGCTATGCCTGGTCGACGACGGCGGAGAACATCGGCCACAGCTATCCGACCTATGCCGCGGCGGAGGCCGGCTGGGAGCGCTCGCCCGGTCACCGCGCCAATCTCCTCAATCCCGCCGTCACCGAGGTCGGTTTCGGCGCCGCGCGGCATCGGAAGATCGGCCGGAACTACTGGACGCAGATCTTCGCGGCACCGAAGCAGGCGACGCGAACGGTGATCCTTCGATAG
- a CDS encoding glutathione S-transferase N-terminal domain-containing protein: protein MIDLYTWTTPNGEKPIIMLEEVGLPYTLHLVDIGAGAQKLPEFLAINPNGRIPAITDEGQRVFESGAILVHLAEKTGKLLPATGTDRTETFAWMFFQAGGTGPMISQWHHFKSAAPEALPYAIERYRNETRRLLGVLDGRLEGRDFLAGDYSIADVMNFSWAKTGLAELGAEEEFPALAAWIGRIGARPQVIAALEKLAAAKKALG, encoded by the coding sequence ATGATCGACCTCTACACCTGGACGACGCCGAATGGCGAAAAGCCCATCATCATGCTGGAGGAAGTCGGTCTTCCCTACACCCTGCATCTTGTCGACATCGGGGCGGGCGCTCAGAAGCTGCCGGAATTCCTGGCCATCAATCCGAACGGTCGTATTCCCGCCATCACCGATGAGGGTCAACGCGTCTTCGAATCCGGCGCCATCCTCGTCCATCTGGCGGAGAAGACCGGCAAGCTCCTTCCGGCCACCGGCACGGACCGGACCGAAACCTTTGCCTGGATGTTCTTTCAGGCTGGCGGGACGGGGCCGATGATCAGCCAGTGGCATCATTTCAAGAGCGCCGCGCCCGAGGCGCTGCCCTACGCCATCGAGCGCTATCGCAACGAGACGCGCCGCCTGCTCGGCGTTCTCGACGGAAGGCTCGAAGGGCGCGACTTTCTCGCCGGCGACTATTCGATTGCCGACGTCATGAACTTTTCCTGGGCGAAGACGGGTCTGGCCGAGCTCGGCGCCGAGGAAGAGTTCCCGGCACTCGCCGCCTGGATCGGACGGATCGGTGCCCGTCCGCAGGTCATCGCGGCGCTGGAAAAACTGGCCGCCGCCAAAAAGGCGCTCGGCTGA
- a CDS encoding YmdB family metallophosphoesterase, whose translation MRFLFLGDMVGRSGRTAVFKQLPGLISDLKLDFVVVNGENAAGGFGVTEEIFEETRRAGADVMTTGNHVWDQREALEFSTRHDRFLRPANYPKGAPGNGSGLFEARSGARVLVANVMGRVFMNPDLDDPFRCAGDIVAACPLGEQADAVIFDFHAEATSEKQCFAHFLDGRASLVVGTHTHVPTADHQILPGGTAYQSDAGMCGDYDSSLGMEKEEPLNRFLTKIASGRFDAAQGPATIAGLGVEISDRTGLAEKVAPLRIGPRLEETVPDFWR comes from the coding sequence ATGCGTTTCCTGTTTCTCGGCGACATGGTCGGCCGTTCCGGCCGCACCGCGGTGTTCAAGCAGCTGCCCGGCCTGATTTCGGACCTGAAGCTCGACTTCGTCGTCGTCAACGGCGAGAACGCCGCGGGCGGCTTTGGCGTCACCGAGGAGATTTTCGAGGAGACCCGCCGGGCCGGCGCCGATGTCATGACCACCGGAAACCACGTCTGGGACCAGCGCGAGGCGCTGGAGTTTTCCACCCGCCACGACCGTTTCCTCCGGCCCGCCAATTACCCCAAGGGTGCGCCGGGCAACGGCTCGGGCCTTTTCGAGGCACGCAGCGGCGCGCGCGTGCTCGTGGCCAACGTCATGGGACGGGTGTTCATGAACCCCGACCTCGACGATCCCTTCCGCTGCGCCGGCGACATCGTCGCGGCCTGCCCGCTCGGCGAACAGGCGGACGCGGTCATCTTCGACTTCCACGCCGAGGCGACGAGCGAGAAGCAGTGCTTTGCGCATTTCCTCGACGGTCGCGCGAGCCTTGTCGTCGGCACGCACACGCATGTGCCGACGGCCGACCATCAGATCCTGCCCGGCGGCACCGCCTACCAGTCGGATGCCGGCATGTGCGGCGACTACGACTCGTCGCTCGGCATGGAGAAGGAGGAGCCGCTGAACCGGTTTCTCACCAAGATCGCCTCCGGGCGCTTCGACGCCGCGCAGGGGCCGGCGACCATTGCCGGGCTTGGCGTCGAGATCTCCGACCGCACGGGGCTGGCCGAGAAAGTGGCGCCCTTGCGCATCGGTCCGCGGCTGGAGGAGACGGTTCCCGACTTCTGGCGATAA
- a CDS encoding TerC/Alx family metal homeostasis membrane protein has protein sequence MAQTALTGIAPDTVPTWIWLATIAAIGALFVFDFLTHVRKPHEPTFKEAALWSTFYVTIALLFGWGLWIYWDRQHGIEYFAGFITEKSLSVDNLFVFVIIMKSFAVPAAFQQKALLIGIVIALVMRGIFIALGAAAIEQFSWVFYIFGIFLIWTAWKLASESLKHGAKSTDEAYEPNAIVKYVQRHIPTVPEFHGNALTVVLNGKRFFTPMFIVILALGMTDLLFALDSIPAIYGLTDAPYIVFTANAFALLGLLQLYFLLGGLLDRLVYLGIGLSLILAFIGIKLIIHAMEANTLPFLNGGQGIEGLPHIETSFSLSVIVGILVVTTVASLLKSRSQARKGL, from the coding sequence GTGGCGCAAACCGCACTCACAGGCATAGCGCCGGACACGGTGCCAACCTGGATCTGGCTTGCCACCATCGCCGCCATTGGCGCGTTGTTCGTGTTCGACTTCCTGACCCATGTGCGCAAGCCGCACGAGCCGACGTTCAAGGAAGCGGCACTTTGGTCGACATTCTATGTCACCATCGCCCTGCTTTTCGGCTGGGGCCTCTGGATCTACTGGGATCGCCAGCACGGCATCGAGTACTTCGCGGGGTTCATCACCGAAAAATCGCTATCGGTCGACAATCTCTTCGTCTTCGTCATCATCATGAAGAGCTTTGCCGTGCCCGCTGCCTTCCAGCAGAAGGCGCTTTTGATCGGCATCGTCATCGCTCTTGTCATGCGCGGCATCTTTATCGCGCTTGGCGCGGCAGCGATCGAGCAGTTTTCCTGGGTCTTCTACATCTTCGGCATCTTCCTCATCTGGACCGCCTGGAAGCTGGCATCCGAAAGCCTGAAGCATGGCGCCAAATCGACTGATGAGGCGTATGAGCCGAACGCGATCGTCAAATACGTCCAGCGCCACATCCCGACCGTGCCCGAGTTTCACGGCAATGCACTGACCGTCGTCCTGAACGGAAAGCGCTTCTTCACACCGATGTTCATCGTGATCCTCGCGCTGGGCATGACGGATCTGCTGTTTGCGCTGGACTCCATCCCCGCCATTTATGGCCTCACCGATGCGCCCTACATCGTCTTCACCGCCAACGCCTTCGCCCTGCTCGGCCTGCTGCAGCTATACTTCCTGCTGGGTGGCCTGCTCGACAGGCTTGTCTATCTCGGCATCGGCCTGTCGCTGATCCTGGCCTTCATCGGCATCAAGCTCATCATCCATGCGATGGAAGCCAACACGCTGCCCTTCCTCAACGGGGGGCAGGGCATTGAAGGTCTGCCGCACATCGAGACAAGCTTCTCGTTGTCCGTCATCGTCGGCATCCTGGTCGTGACGACGGTGGCGAGCCTGCTGAAGAGCCGTTCGCAGGCCCGCAAGGGTCTATGA